In Streptomyces paludis, the genomic stretch CGGGACAAGGCGTCCATTCTCGCCGACACCCTGGAAGCGGTGATCGGCGCTGTCTATCTCGACCAGGGTCTCGACGCGGCGTCCGAGCTGGTCCACCGGCTCTTCGACCCGCTGATCGACAGGTCCTCCAACCTCGGGGCCGGCCTGGACTGGAAGACCAGTCTCCAGGAACTCACGGCGGCGGAAGGGCTCGGCGTACCCGAGTACCTCGTCACGGAGACCGGGCCCGACCATGAGAAGACCTTCACAGCTGCCGCCCGCGTCGGTGGTGTCTCGTACGGCACCGGCACCGGCCGCAGCAAGAAGGAAGCGGAACAGCAGGCGGCGGAATCCGCCTGGCGGTCCATCCGGACCGCGGCGGACCAGCGGAAATCCGCCGCGGGTGCGGAAGCCGCGGCAGCCGCGGAGTCGGCGGCGGCCGTGACGTCCACGGACGCTTCGGACACCGTGGACGCCTCGGACCCGGCCGCTCCGGCGGATCCGGACCGGAGCTGAACGCCGGGATTCCGTCCTGTTCCACCGGTTTACCGGTACGCCCCTCACGTCGTTCCCGGCGCGAGGGGCGTTCCGTTCTCCGTACGCGCGTCCGCCCCCGCGCCCCCCGTGCCCGTACCCCGTCATCCGGAGGAGTTTCCCGTGCCCGAGCTGCCCGAGGTCGAAGTCGTCCGGCGCGGACTGGAGCGCTGGGTCGCCGGCCGTACCGTCGCCGGGACCGAGGTGCTGCATCCGCGCGCGGTACGCCGCCACCCCGCCGGGGGCGAGGACTTCGCGGCCCGGCTCCAGGGGCGGACCGTCGTCGCCGCCCGTCGGCGCGGCAAATATCTGTGGCTGCCGCTCGGCTCCGAGGGGGAGAGCGACCCGGCCGGCGCGGACGCCTCGATCCTCGGCCATCTCGGGATGAGCGGTCAGCTCCTGGTCCAGCCGGAGTCCGCGCCCGACGAGAAGCATCTGCGCATCCGGATCCGCTTCACCGACAGCCTCGCCACCGAGCTGCGCTTTGTCGACCAGCGCACCTTCGGCGGACTCTCGCTCCACGACAACACCCCCGACGGACTGCCGGACGTCATCGCGCATATCGCCCGCGACCCGCTGGACCCCGCGTTCGACGACGGTGCCTTCCTCGCCGCGCTGAAGCTCCGCCGTACGACGATCAAACGCGCTCTGCTCGACCAGTCCCTGATCAGCGGCGTGGGAAACATCTACGCGGACGAGGCGCTCTGGCGCGCGAAACTCCACTACGAACGCCCGACGGCGACGCTGCCCCGGCCGCGCGCGGCCGAACTGCTCGGGCATGTCCGGGACGTGATGAACGCGGCGCTCGACGCGGGCGGCACCAGCTTCGACAGTCTGTACGTCAATGTGAACGGTCAGTCGGGGTACTTCGACCGGTCGCTCGACGCGTACGGACGCGAGGACGAGGCGTGCCACCGCTGCGGAACGCCGATCCGGCGGCGGCCGTGGATGAACCGGTCCAGCTACTTCTGCCCGCGCTGTCAGCGGGCGCCGCGCACCGCGTCGTAACGCTCGCGGGCCGTGAGCACCTCGGGCATCCGCCCCTCGACCAGCTCGATCAGCGCGATCAGCCGCGCGGCGACCTCCTGTCCCAGCGGGGTCAGCTCGTAATCCACCCGTGGTGGATTGACGGGCTGCGCCTCGCGGTGCACGAGTCCGTCCCGCTCCAGCGCCTGGAGCGTCTGGGAGAGCATTTTCTCGCTCACCCCGTCCACCCGGCGGCGCAGTTCGTTGAAGCGCAGCCGGCCTTCGGCGAGGGCGCCGAGGGTCAGGGAGCCCCAGCGGCCCGTCACATGCTCCAGCGTGGGGCGCGAGGGACACCGCCGGGTGAAGACGTCGAACGCGAGCGCGTCGACGTCGGCGTCGGGAAGCTGACCGTCCATATCTGTCACCTTACAACCGAAAAGCGCCACCCATAAGGTGGCGCTTTCCATTAGTTAGTGGGTGTGGGGGCCCGCTCCGGTCGGCTCAGAAGCCGAAGTTCTGGGTCCACCACGGGCCGCCGGAGCCGGTGGCCACCCCGACGCCGAGCCGGGTGTAGTCGCAGTTCAGGATGTTCGCGCGATGGCCGTCGCTGTTCATCCAGGAGTCCATCACCGCCTGGGCGGTGGCCTGTCCCCGGGCTATGTTCTCGCCGGCGAGGTTCTTGACGCCCGCCTTGTCGGCCCGGTCCCAGGGGGTGTTGCCGTCCGGGTCGGTGTGGTCGAAGAAACCGCGCTTCGCCATGTCCTCGCTGTACGCCTGTGCCAGCGCGTCCAGACTCGCGTCGGCGCGTACGGCGGCGCAGCCCACCTTCGCCCGCTCCTGGTTGACCAGGTTGAGGACGGCCGTGGCGGTCGACGACGGGGCGGGGGCGATCCCGGCGCGGTCCTCGGTGACGGTCTCGCTCGGCGGGGCGCTGGTCGCGGCCGTCTCCGTACCGGATCCCGGGTCGGCGGCGGAGCCCGAGCCGGAGCCCGAACCGGCCGACGCGCCGAAGCTGGGCGTGCCCGGGGAGGTCCGCTTCTTGACCGGTGTCTCGGCCTCGGCGGACTCCTTCGAAGGGGTGGTGCTCGGCTTCGCCTTGGAGGGGGTGACCGAGGCCGCGGGTTTCTTCGTCCGTTCGGTGCCCGCGCCGGCGGAGTCCGACGAACCGGGCGTCGGCGTGGCGGACGAGCCGCCCTGCTGCTGAAGCTCGGGTGCGATGTCGCTGCGGATCTGCTCGCCCGTGGCACCGCCGCCGCTGACGGTGAACTGGCCACCGCCGGGCAGCAGCCCCGAGGCGACCGCGACCGCGCCGACCGCCATGGCCGCCGAGGCGCCGAGCAGTCCGGTCCTGACGGGCTTGGCGACCCGCCCGTTCCGGCGTGCGGCGCCGCCGCCGCGTCCGCCCGCGGTCGTACCGTCCCCGCGCGCGACCCTGGTGGGGGCGGGGTCGGAGACGGCGGGCGCGCCGGGGGCGGCTGAGCGTCGGTGGCGTCCCATCTGCTGTGCCTTCCTCATGCTCTCGACGACAACGTGACTCACCCGGACGAGTGAGGCTTATTGCGACCGGACTGTACGGCATGGCTGGTGGGGCCGCCGGAGTCGGTGAGCAATTGGCTGATTGGCTTACGGGCATGGATGAAGAGGTAAACGAAGAGGTACGTCTCACCGCCTGGGTGCGCGGGCGGGTGCAGGGGGTCGGCTTCCGCTGGTTCACCAGGGCTAACGCGCTGGAGATCGGCGGGCTCACCGGATTCGCCCTCAATCTGGGCGACGGGCGCGTCCAGGTGGTTGCCGAGGGATCGCGTGAGAATTGCCACCGCCTGCTGGAGTGGCTCCGGTCCGCCGACACACCCGGGCAGGTCACCGGAGTCACTGAGATCTGGGACACCCCGCGCGGGGGGTACGGGGGCTTCGCGATCCGCTGATTCCCCGGCCGTCCGGTGCGTGGGCGCGGGGGCGTGACAGGCTCATGATTGCTATTGGCATATGCGCAGGCGGCGATGACCTGGTGGTTGCCAGAAATGGCCGGTTGTGTCAGGCTGCCGGATCAACGACGATCTCCGCGCCCCCGGGCCCCCGTGAGAGAGCCGGCGCCGCCCCCGGGGCGGCCCCGCGCCCCCGGCCGCCCATCGGTACAGGCTGTGATCGTGTTGACCGTCAAACTTTTTGGTGAGACTCTGGAATCCCCGCGCACCTCAGCTGTTTGGCAGTAAGAACCACCGTGAAGAACAAGCGCAGAACAAGCGCTGTCAGACACCGCGGGTGCGATTTCCCTCACGACCCACACCGCATTCGGTCGGTCACTCAGTGTGGAGGACCATTCATCATGGCAAAGGCGCTTCTCGGTTATGTCGGCGGTTCCGACCCGCGACTCCTCGCCGAGATGCGACGGCTTCAGCAGCGCGTCCAGGACCTCGAATCCGAACTCGTACGGATCCAGTCCGAGAACGACGTGCTGAATGCCGCTGTCGCACAGCACCCCGGAGAGTCGCTGCTGAACGGCATCGACATTGACGTACCCCAGGCGGAGCCCGCGCTCACCTGACGTCACCCCCCTGTCGGGGGTCGGGTGAGAGACACTCTCGCAAGATATGCAAGGGACGCTTCGGCGTCCCTTCTTTCTTTCCATATCCCGTTGTACGAAACCTTGTTGGCGCCGTCGCGACTTTCTTAACGTCTGATGTGCCCTGCGCGTTCCGCGGTGAAACCGCCGGAGGCCGATCAACGCCGGGTAGAGTCCGGCGGCGTGCACCTCAAGGCCATGACCCTGCGCGGGTTCAAATCCTTCGCCTCCGCCACGACGCTGCGCTTCGAGCCGGGTATCACCTGCGTGGTGGGCCCGAACGGGTCCGGCAAGTCGAATGTCGTGGACGCGCTCTCCTGGGTCATGGGTGAACAGGGAGCGAAGTCCCTGCGCGGCGGCAAAATGGAAGACGTGATCTTCGCCGGCACGGCCGGCAGACCCCCGCTGGGCCGGGCCGAGGTATCGCTCACCATCGACAACTCCGACGGCGCCCTGCCGATCGAGTACGCCGAAGTCACCATTACGCGGATCATGTTCCGCAACGGCGGCAGCGAATACCAGATCAATGGCGATACCTGCCGGTTGCTCGATATTCAGGATCTGCTCTCCGACTCCGGTATCGGGCGCGAGATGCATGTGATCGTCGGGCAGGGCCGGCTCGACTCCGTACTGCACGCCGACGCGATGGAACGGCGCGGTCTCATCGAGGAGGCCGCGGGCGTACTGAAACACCGCAAGCGGAAAGAGAAGGCGCTGCGGAAACTGGAGGCGATGAAGGCGAATCTCGCCCGCGTGCAGGATCTCACCGACGAACTCCGCCGCCAGCTCAAACCGCTCGGCCGGCAGGCCGCGGTGGCCCGGCGGGCGGCCGTCATCCAGGCCGATCTGCGCGACGCCCGGCTGAGGCTCCTCGCCGACGATCTGGTGACACTGCGTGACGCGCTGCGTACGGAAATCGCGGACGAGGCGGAGCTGAAGCGCCGCAAGGAGGACGCCGAGCGCCGGCTCGGCGAGGCGCTCGCGCGGGAGGCGGAGCTGGAGGACGAGGTACGGCGGCTCGCGCCCCGGCTCCAGCGCGCACGGAGCACCTGGTACGAGCTGTCCCAGCTGGCCGAGCGGGTACGCGGCACGATCTCGCTCGCCGACGCCAGGGTGACCAGCGCGACCGCCGTACCCCCGGAGGAGCCCCGGGGCCGGGACCCCGAGGACCTGGAGCGCGAGGCGGCCCGGATCCGCGAACAGGAGGCGGAGCTGACCGCCGCGCTGGAGGCGGCCGAGCACGCGCGCGAGGACACCGTCGCCCACCGCACGGAGCTGGAACGCGAACTCGCCGCCGAGGAACGCCGGCTCAGGGACGCCGCCCGCGCCCTCGCGGACCGGCGCGAGGGACTCGCCCGGCTCGCCGGCCAGGTCACCGCTGCCCGGGGCCGGGCCGCCGCCGCCCGGGCCGAGATCGGCCGGCTGGCCGCGGCCCGCGACGGCGCGGCGGCCCGCTCGGCCGCCGCGCGCGCCGAGTACGAGCAGCTCAAGGCCGAGGTGGCGGGCCTCGACGCCGACGACGAGGAGCTGGCCGAGCGGTACGCGACGGCCCGGCACGCCCTGGCCGACGTGGAGGCCGGACTGACGGCCGCGCGCGACGCGGCCACCGCGGCCGACCGCGAACGCGCCGCCCTCGCCGCCCGCCACGACGCGCTCGCCCTCGGCCTGCGCCGCAAGGACGGCACCGGCGCCCTGCTCGCCGCGCACGACCGCCTCACCGGCCTCCTCGGACCGGCCGCCGAACTCCTCGATGTCACCCCCGGGTACGAGATCCCCGTGGCCGCCGCGCTGGGCGCCGCAGCCGACGCGCTCGCCGTCACCACGCCCTCGGCGGCGGCCGACGCCCTCCGCCTGCTGCGCGCCGAGGACGCGGGCCGCGCGGCCCTGCTGCTGGGCGGCGCGCCCCGGCCCGCGCCACCGCCGGCCCCGGCGGGCGTGCCGGGCCAGGCGGGCGCCCCGCCCGGTCCCGTACCGGATCAGCCCGCACCCGATGCGGCGGGCCCGGCGGGCCGGAGCACCGCGGCGGCGCCCGGTGTTCCCCCGCAGGCCGGGGCGCGGACCGGGGCGGAGGCCGTCGCGCGGGACACGGACACCGGCGCCCTTCTGTGCGCCGGGACTCCCGGGGGCTCCGGGCCGCGGGTCGCCGATCTGGTGCGCGGGCCCGCCGCGTTGCTGGAGTCGGTGGGGCGGCTGGTCCGGGACATGGTGGTCGTCGCCACGCTGGAGGACGCCGAGCACCTCCTCGCCGCGCGGCCCGAGGCGATCGCGGTGACGGCCGACGGGGATGTGCTCGGGGCGCACTTCGCGCACGGGGGCTCCGCCGGGGCGCCGAGCCTGCTGGAGGTACGGGCCGCCGTGGACGAGGCGGCCGGCGCGCTGGCGGAGCTGACCGTACGGTGCGAGGAGCTGGCCGGGGCCCAGCGCGCGGCGGCCGGGCGGCGGGACACGTGCGCCGCGCTCGTGGAGGAGCTGGGGGAGCGGCGCCGGGCCGCCGACCGGGCGAAGTCCGCCGTGTCCGGGCGGCTCGGGCGGCTGTCCGGGCAGGCCAGGGGCGCGCAGGGCGAGGCAGAACGGACGGCCGCCGCCGTCGCCGGGGCCGAGGAGGCGCTGGAGCGCGCCACCGCCGAGGCCGAGGAGCTGGCCGAGCGGCTGCTCGTCGCCGAGGAGTCCGCCCCCGCCGGGGACGGGGACGGCGAGCCGGACACCTCCGTACGGGACCGGCTCGCCGCCGACGGCGCCAACGCCCGGCAGACCGAGATGGAGGCGCGGCTCCAGGTCCGTACGCACGAGGAGCGGGTCAAGGGCCTCGCGGGCCGGGCCGACGGCCTCGACCGGGCGGCCCGCGCCGAGCGCGAGGCCCGGGCCCGCGCGGAGCGGCGCCGGGCCAGGCTGCGCCACGAGGCCGAGGTGGCCGCCGCCGTCGCGGCCGGCGCCCGGCAGCTGCTGGCGCACGTGGAGGCGTCCGTCGTACGCGCCGAGGCCGACCGGGCCGCCGCCGAGGAGGCCGGGGCCGTCCGCGAACAGGAGCTGGCCGCCGAGCGGAACCGGGGCCGCGAGCTGAAGACCGAGCTGGACCGGCTCACCGATTCCGTCCACCGGGGCGAGGTGCTCGGTGCCGAGAAGCGGTTGCGGATCGAGCAGCTGGAGGCGAAGGCCCAGGACGAACTCGGCGTGGAGCCCGCCGGGCTGATCGCCGAGTACGGCCCGGACCAGCCCGTACCGTCCACG encodes the following:
- the rnc gene encoding ribonuclease III, translating into MSELSHAKKQTDNVSTASSHTLLEGRLGYQLETALLVRALTHRSFAYENGGLPTNERLEFLGDSVLGLVVTDTLYRIHPDLPEGQLAKLRAAVVNSRALAEVGRGLELGSFIRLGRGEEGTGGRDKASILADTLEAVIGAVYLDQGLDAASELVHRLFDPLIDRSSNLGAGLDWKTSLQELTAAEGLGVPEYLVTETGPDHEKTFTAAARVGGVSYGTGTGRSKKEAEQQAAESAWRSIRTAADQRKSAAGAEAAAAAESAAAVTSTDASDTVDASDPAAPADPDRS
- the mutM gene encoding bifunctional DNA-formamidopyrimidine glycosylase/DNA-(apurinic or apyrimidinic site) lyase, giving the protein MPELPEVEVVRRGLERWVAGRTVAGTEVLHPRAVRRHPAGGEDFAARLQGRTVVAARRRGKYLWLPLGSEGESDPAGADASILGHLGMSGQLLVQPESAPDEKHLRIRIRFTDSLATELRFVDQRTFGGLSLHDNTPDGLPDVIAHIARDPLDPAFDDGAFLAALKLRRTTIKRALLDQSLISGVGNIYADEALWRAKLHYERPTATLPRPRAAELLGHVRDVMNAALDAGGTSFDSLYVNVNGQSGYFDRSLDAYGREDEACHRCGTPIRRRPWMNRSSYFCPRCQRAPRTAS
- a CDS encoding winged helix-turn-helix transcriptional regulator; protein product: MDGQLPDADVDALAFDVFTRRCPSRPTLEHVTGRWGSLTLGALAEGRLRFNELRRRVDGVSEKMLSQTLQALERDGLVHREAQPVNPPRVDYELTPLGQEVAARLIALIELVEGRMPEVLTARERYDAVRGAR
- a CDS encoding CAP domain-containing protein, with the protein product MGRHRRSAAPGAPAVSDPAPTRVARGDGTTAGGRGGGAARRNGRVAKPVRTGLLGASAAMAVGAVAVASGLLPGGGQFTVSGGGATGEQIRSDIAPELQQQGGSSATPTPGSSDSAGAGTERTKKPAASVTPSKAKPSTTPSKESAEAETPVKKRTSPGTPSFGASAGSGSGSGSAADPGSGTETAATSAPPSETVTEDRAGIAPAPSSTATAVLNLVNQERAKVGCAAVRADASLDALAQAYSEDMAKRGFFDHTDPDGNTPWDRADKAGVKNLAGENIARGQATAQAVMDSWMNSDGHRANILNCDYTRLGVGVATGSGGPWWTQNFGF
- a CDS encoding acylphosphatase — translated: MDEEVNEEVRLTAWVRGRVQGVGFRWFTRANALEIGGLTGFALNLGDGRVQVVAEGSRENCHRLLEWLRSADTPGQVTGVTEIWDTPRGGYGGFAIR
- a CDS encoding chromosome segregation SMC family protein, whose translation is MHLKAMTLRGFKSFASATTLRFEPGITCVVGPNGSGKSNVVDALSWVMGEQGAKSLRGGKMEDVIFAGTAGRPPLGRAEVSLTIDNSDGALPIEYAEVTITRIMFRNGGSEYQINGDTCRLLDIQDLLSDSGIGREMHVIVGQGRLDSVLHADAMERRGLIEEAAGVLKHRKRKEKALRKLEAMKANLARVQDLTDELRRQLKPLGRQAAVARRAAVIQADLRDARLRLLADDLVTLRDALRTEIADEAELKRRKEDAERRLGEALAREAELEDEVRRLAPRLQRARSTWYELSQLAERVRGTISLADARVTSATAVPPEEPRGRDPEDLEREAARIREQEAELTAALEAAEHAREDTVAHRTELERELAAEERRLRDAARALADRREGLARLAGQVTAARGRAAAARAEIGRLAAARDGAAARSAAARAEYEQLKAEVAGLDADDEELAERYATARHALADVEAGLTAARDAATAADRERAALAARHDALALGLRRKDGTGALLAAHDRLTGLLGPAAELLDVTPGYEIPVAAALGAAADALAVTTPSAAADALRLLRAEDAGRAALLLGGAPRPAPPPAPAGVPGQAGAPPGPVPDQPAPDAAGPAGRSTAAAPGVPPQAGARTGAEAVARDTDTGALLCAGTPGGSGPRVADLVRGPAALLESVGRLVRDMVVVATLEDAEHLLAARPEAIAVTADGDVLGAHFAHGGSAGAPSLLEVRAAVDEAAGALAELTVRCEELAGAQRAAAGRRDTCAALVEELGERRRAADRAKSAVSGRLGRLSGQARGAQGEAERTAAAVAGAEEALERATAEAEELAERLLVAEESAPAGDGDGEPDTSVRDRLAADGANARQTEMEARLQVRTHEERVKGLAGRADGLDRAARAEREARARAERRRARLRHEAEVAAAVAAGARQLLAHVEASVVRAEADRAAAEEAGAVREQELAAERNRGRELKTELDRLTDSVHRGEVLGAEKRLRIEQLEAKAQDELGVEPAGLIAEYGPDQPVPSTSAGEEPGGEERGGEEPGGEETAVPYVRAEQEKRLRAAERAYQQLGKVNPLALEEFAALEERHRFLSEQLADLKKTRTDLLEVIRNVDERIEQVFTEAFRDTAAQFEGVFARLFPGGEGRLILTDPADMLTTGVEVEARPPGKKVKRLSLLSGGERSLTAVALLVSIFKARPSPFYVMDEVEAALDDTNLQRLIMLMRELRDSSQLIVITHQKRTMEVADALYGVSMQGDGVSKVISQRLR